The window TTTTAACGCTCGAGCAGGGGTGAACAATTTGTCGAAAACTGTTTGATCATCGCCTGCATAACACCAGACTACGCCACAAAACTTTTTATTGTGAAGGAATTCCGGAAATGGTGGCCCGGGTATAATTAAAGTAGCAAAGAAGCCGTTTAATTCTTCCGGAGCTTTATGAATAAAATCATGGTACCATTGCATTATTTCTTCCGTCTTTTCTACCGGCCATAATGTCGGGCCTCCGATTACGTTTTTCAACATATGAGCCTGAAATTTAAAGGAGGTTACTATCCCAAAATTACCTCCGCCTCCTCTCACCGCCCAAAACAGGTCCGTATGCTGATCTTTATTAGCAACGACCAGACTACCGTCGGCCAAGACCATATCGACTTCCAACAGGTTATCGATTGTGAGACCATATTTTCTTGACAAATGCCCAACGCCCCCGCCCAAGGTCAGACCTCCAACTCCTGTTGTCGAAATGATACCAGCCGGAACAGCTAATCCATATGGATGTGTAGCATGATCTACATCTCCCCATACGTTACCACCACCTACTCTGACTGTATTATCGGAGGTATCGACATGAACATATTTAATTCCGGACAGATCAATTAAAAGTCCGTCATCACAAGAACCAAGTCCACCTCCGTTATGCCCGCCTCCCCTAACTGCAACAAGCATGTTATTTTCTTTTGCATAATTTACTGCGGCTATGACATCGGCAACATCTGCACACTTAACAATTATAGCCGGCTTTTTATCTATCATTGCATTGTATAACTTTCTGGCTTCAGCATATTCATTGTCTTCCGGAAGGATCACCTGGCCCCTTACAGCCCCTTTTAATACATCTACCTGTTGGACGATTTCCATTTGATTGGTTTTTAGCGTGAATAAATTTCATTTAAAATTAAAGTAGCATAAGAACCGTCATCTTACCTGTTGGGGAAAGGCTGTCAAGATCAAACCATAAAAATTTCCGAAAAGAAAGGTTTACACCATAAATAAATTAAGCCGAGAGAAACGCTGGAGCAGTATGCAAGAACCACACACCAACACAAAAATAACACATTATCAAACAATTAACAACAAAAAAGCAAGACACACATTAAAACAATCCACCCTGCATTCCTCCTTTAACGCGCCCGAGGTGCTTATAAGCGAGCTCTGTCACCTCACGACCACGGGGAGTACGGATTATAAAGCCTTGTTGAATAAGAAAAGGCTCATAGACCTCCTCGATGGTTTCTGCATTTTCAGAAACAGCGGTAGCCAATGTCGTAATACCTACAGGACCTCCCTTGAACTTGTCGATAATGGTAGACAGAATTTTATTATCCATTTCATCTAAGCCATGCGCATCGACATTCAAAGCCTTTAAACCATATTTTGCGATCTCTATGTCGATTTTCCCGTTACCCTTGATCTGAGCGAAGTCACGCACCCTGCGCAATAAGGCATTCGCAATACGGGGAGTCCCCCTGCTTCTTCCCGCAATCTCGATAGCAGCTTCCATGGAGATAGGCACTTTAAGGATAGAAGAACTACGCTGGACAATATCAGCCAGCAATTCTGTAGTATAATACTGTAACCTGCTACTGATACCAAAACGGGCTCTCATAGGCGCTGTAAGAAGTCCTGAACGTGTAGTTGCCCCTACCAAAGTAAACTGATTCAGGTTGATCTGAACGGTTCGCGCATTAGGCCCGCTTTCGATCATAATATCTATACGAAAGTCCTCCATAGCAGAGTACAAATACTCTTCTACTATCGGGCTCAGGCGATGGATCTCATCGATAAACAGAACATCCCGGTCTTCGAGGTTCGTTAGTAACCCGGCCAAATCTCCGGGTTTATCCAATACCGGACCGGATGTCACTTTAATACCTGCGTCCAATTCGCTGGCAAGAATATGAGCGAGGGTGGTTTTCCCCAATCCCGGAGGACCGTGAAACAAGGTATGATCGAGCGCATCTCCTCTCAGGTTGGCAGCTTCGACAAAAACCTTAAGGTTTTCGAGCACCTGATCCTGTCCTGTAAAATCATCGAAAGACAAGGGTCTGAGTGCTTTTTCTATATCGACTTCATCAGGAGAAAACTGCTCTCCGGTAGGATCTAAATACTCATTCATACAACGCAAATATAACACAAAAAGAAAAGCCCTTTCAGTTTCGAAAGGGCTTTATATTATATCGGTTGAATTCTAATGATTCAATTCTTCTTCGTTTGGCTGCAACGGCACTGTTTGCGGAACAAAGTCCTGACCTGCCAGTACGTATTCACCATTTTCATTGGTCTTGCTATAGTCATAAGCCCATCTGTGTACCTCAGGAATTTCACCCGGCCAGTTACCGTGAACGTGTTCTACAGGAGTAGTCCATTCTAAGGTAGTAGCATTCCAAGGGTTCTGCGTAGCTTTCTTACCATAGAAGATACTATGGATAAAATTGTATACAAATACTAACTGGGCCGCACCCGCCAATAAGGCAAATGAAGTCATTACTACCTGGATATCTGTCAGGTCATCAAACATAGGGAAAGCCGTGTTCTCATAGTAACGTCTAGGCAAACCGGCCATTCCAACAAAGTGCATTGGGAAGAATACTCCGTAAGCTGCTATTGCTGTTAACCAGAAGTGAACATAACCCAGGTTCTTATTCATCATTTTCCCAAACATCTTAGGGAACCAGTGATATACCCCGGCGAACAATCCGTAGATTGCCGAAATACCCATCACCAGGTGGAAGTGAGCCACTACGAAATACGTATCATGCACATTGATATCCAATGCACTGTCTCCCAGAATAATACCTGTTAAACCTCCGGTAATGAATGTCGATACCATACCGATTGAGAACAACATCCCTGTATTGAACTGCAGGTTACCTTTCCACAATGTGGTTATCCAGTTGAATGCTTTTACAGCAGATGGAATTGCGATTAATAATGTTGTAAAAGTAAATACCGATCCTAAAAACGGGTTCATACCGGATACGAACATATGGTGCCCCCAAACGATCGTTGATAAAAAGGCAATTGCGAGAATAGAGGCGATCATCGCTCTATATCCGAAGATTGGCTTACGCGCATTGGTGGCCATTACTTCAGAAACTATACCCATTGCAGGTAAAATAACAATATAAACCTCCGGGTGTCCTAAGAACCAGAACAAGTGCTCGAACAATACCGGAGACCCTCCCTGGTAATGTAACACTTCCCCCTGAATAAATATGTCTGATAAGAAGAACGAAGTACCGAAACTTCTATCCATGATCAATAACAACGCTGCTGAAAGTAATACCGGGAATGAAACAACCCCGATAATAGCAGTAATAAAGAATGCCCAGATAGTTAAGGGTAATCTGGTCATAGACATTCCTTTTGTTCTTAAGTTCAATACCGTTACAATATAGTTTAGTGAACCTAATAAAGACGATGCAATAAAGACAGCCATAGACACCAACCAAAGTGTCATCCCTGCTCCTGAACCTCCCTGAGCCATCGGCAATGCACTTAACGGCGGATAGATTGTCCAACCGGCTGCCGCAGGACCTGCCTCAACAAATAAAGAGATCACCATAATAACGCTCGAAAGGAAAAACAACCAGTAAGAAACCATGTTCAGGAATCCCGATGCCATATCCCTCGCACCGATTTGTAAAGGTATCAACAAGTTACTGAATGTACCACTCAACCCTGCTGTAAGCACGAAGAACACCATGATCGTTCCGTGCATAGTTACCAATGCCAAATATATATCTGCATCCATTACTCCGTCGGGAGCCCATTTACCTAATAAAGCTTCGAACACAGGGAATGATTCTCCAGGCCATGCAATTTGCATTCTGAATAATAATGACATTGCAATACCTATGAATCCCATGATCAAACCAGTAATTAAATACTGCTTAGAAATCATTTTATGATCAAGGCTGAAAATGTACTTAGAAACAAAAGTTTCTTTATGATGATGCCCGTGATCGTGTGCTGTTGCTGACATAATCTTTATCTATTTATATAATATCGTTATTCGTAATTTACTTTTAATTATTGTACAGATTCCCCGAAGGTCTTTTGCTGGCCAAGCCACTCTTTATACTCTTCTTCAGTCTCTACTACAATTTTCATCTGCATGTTGTAGTGCGATTTACCACAAATCTTATTACATAACAATATGTAATCGAACTCAACATTAACCTCTTGCCCCCTGTCTTGAACTGCCTGTGCATTTTCTGCCCTGAGCTTATTAATGTTCTTATATTTCTTAACTATCCCCGGATCCTGTCTCATTTCTTCTGTTGTCACAGTAGGTGTAAACGCAAACTGGGTAATCATTCCCGGAACACAGTTCATTTGCGCCCTGAAGTGAGGCATATAGGCAGAGTGAAGAACATCTTGCGATCTCATTTTGAACAATACTTTCTTCCCTACCGGAATATGAATCTCCGTAGTCGAGATAATATCATCTTGTCCGTTAGGATCAGACTCGTCTAAACCGAGGATGTTTGCTTTGTCCATATCGATCAGACGTACGTTAGCATCACCCAATACGTTATCTGCCCCTGCATAACGGGCTTTCCAGTTAAATTGTTGTGCATATAATTCGATAACAATCGGATCTTCTTCATCGGTAACATCCATCACTTTCGTCCATGTATACAGTCCGTAAAGGATTAATGCTGCCAGTACAATAACAGGGATGATGGTCCAGATAAACTCTAATTTATCATTATCTGCATAGAACAGTGCCTTTTTCCCTTTTTCACCTCTGTATTTATATGCAAAATAATGCAACAACGCCTGTGTGATAAACTGTACGATAAAAATCAGCACTAATGAAATCAGCATCAGGTTGTCATAATCTTTACCATGTTCAGAAGCAGGGGTTCCTAAAACCACTCCTCCCCATTTCCACAGTGAATATATGGTCAGCAAGTATATGAATACCAAGAAGCCGTACATCAGGTAACCGTTTAGCTTGTTATCCTTATCACTTGCAATTTGTGAATTATCCGCACTTGCTTGCGACAATTCGAATATCTTAGTCATTTGCCAGATGGCTATGGCTACCAGTACGAGAACTATAATAGTTAATAAAGCAGTCATGTTATTATTTCCTGTTTACTATTTAATTTCTAATTAATAATGAAAGTGTTTACTTTCTTCAATGAATGGGTTACGCTTAGGCGTTAACGGAGCCTTGGTAAGCGCAGTGAATACAACATAAATGAATAGTCCTAAGAAGAACAATACAGCTCCGATCTCTGCTATTCCGATGTACCACTGATCTCCCACAGTAGCCGGCATAATCATTACGTAAATATCGATATAATGTCCTAAAAGAATCACAATACCCGCCATTACTACAAACCAGTTAACGCGTTTGTAATCGCTGTTCATCAGTACCAGCAACGGGAATACAAAGTTCATTACCAACATTCCCAGGAACGGTAACTTGTAGTCTTCAAGCCTTGTTACAAAATATGTAACTTCTTCCGGAATATTTGAATACCAGATCAACATAAACTGAGAGAACCAAAGGTAGGTCCAGAATATACTGATCGCGAACATAAACTTCGCAAGATCGTGCAAGTGACTGTCGTTGACTTGTTCTAAATATCCTTTCGACTTCAGGTATATTGTTATCAGTGCTATAACAGTGATCCCAGACACAAACATACTGGCGAACACATACCATCCGAATAAGGTACTAAACCAGTGTGGATCAACACTCATAATCCAATCCCAAGACATCATAGACTCAGATACAAGGAAGAAAACCAAGAATCCTGCAGAAATTCTGAAGTTCTTTTTAAAGTAGCTGTCATCTTCAGCTGTATCCTGAGCAATTGAGAACTTTCTTGAGAAATGGCGGTAAGCGACCCAACCGGCTATATAAATCAAAGCTCTTATAAGGAAGAAAGGCACATTCAAGAAACCTGTCTTACCCTGAATTAATTCGTCATGCGCAACTACTTCAGAATCCATCCATATGAACAAGTGGTTTAAATGCATCCCTGAGAGTACCAGAATAACAAAAACTATTGCCGCACCAGGTAAGAGGTAAGCCGTTATACCTTCCATCACCCTGAACAATAGCGGGGACCATCCTGCTTGTGCAGCTCTTTGTATTGCATAAAAGGCCAACACCCCTAATGCAATCATCATAAAAAAGAATGCCGCCACATATAATGCAGCCCATGGTTTATTTTGTAACTGATGTAACAAATGTTCATCGTGAGCACTATGATCTTCAGCAGCATGAGCATCGTGCGATGCTGTAGCATGAGCAGCTTCCTCACCATGGTTATCTCCGTGATGAGCGTCGACTACCATTGCCTTGGCTTCTTCTACAGTAGTAGGTGCGGAAATGAATCCGTATCCCCAGGCCAACAGACCAAGTATCATCAAAACAAAAGCACCAGTCCTTAATTTACTTGAAAACGTGTACATATCTAAAACAATATATCCTTAATTCGATTATTTATTTTGTTAAGTCTCCCTTTAGTTTCATTACATAAGAGGTTACCTGCCATCTTTCCTTTTCATTCAACTGAGCAGCATGTGAGCCCATTGAATTTCTACCGAAGTAGATAACATGGTATACGCTTCCATCAGTAATTTCCCTGTCTGCATAGCTAGGAACACCTAAAAACTTCTCTCTTTTCACCAATGTTCCCTGACCATCGCCTTTATCGCCATGACAAATTGAGCAGTAAATACCGAACAATTCTTTTCCTTTGGCCATATCAGCTTCCACATTAACAGAATCTAACGGACTTAATAAATTGGTCTTAGCATCAAGATAACCTTCTTCCGTATTTGGAAAATCATAAGGCATCCAACCTCTGTTCACAGTGCCTTCAGCAGGCAACTGAGCCTCAACTCCGTTCCGGAAAGCGGCAGACTCCTGATAAGGTTCATATCCAACAGACTCGTACATATTAGGCATAAACTGATAATTGGGTCTCGACTCATCTGCACAAGAAGAAACCAATGCAGCTATACCAAAAACAATTCCTATTTTAACAAAGCTCTTCATCATTGTATTAGTGCTTTTCAGATATTTTTACTTCAACTGCCCCTGTTTCATTCAACAATGCAGTTAATTCATCTTCGTTTCCGTGTAATGAAACTTCCATTAAGAAATGGTCGTCTGTTGTTCTTACATCAGGGTTTTCAGCTTCTTTAAATGGCCATAATTTACTTCTCAGGTAAAAAGTGATCACCATTAAGTGCGCTGCAAAGAAAACTGTTAGCTCAAAGATAACCGGAACAAATGCCGGAAGGTTTTCGAGGAAGCTAAAGCTTGGTTTACCTCCGATATCCTGAGGCCAGTCTTCTATCATTATAAAATTAAGCATCGTGATAGCAACCGTTAACCCCAAACATCCGTACAAGAAAGAAGCTATGGCGATTCTTGTTGGAGCCAGTCCCATGGCTTTATCCAGGCCGTGCACAGGGAATGGCGTGTATATTTCTTCGATATGATGATGAGCTGCTCTAACTTTCTTAACAGCACTTAATAAAACATCATCGTCATTATATAAGGCTTGTACAACTTTATTACTCATGGTTGCCGTCTCTTAGTTTTTTATACTTTTCTCCAGATGATTTCAAAATAGTCTTCACTTCGGCCTGTGCAATTACAGGGAATGTTCTTGCATAAAGAAGAAACAACACGAAGAAGAATCCTATAGTACCCACGTAAATTCCGATATCTACGAATGTTGGCGAGAACATAGTCCATGAAGATGGAAGGTAATCGCGGTGCAGTGATGTAACAATAATCACAAAACGCTCAAACCACATTCCTATATTTACCACAATCGAGATAATGAAAGAGAACATAATACTTGTTCTTAGTTTTTTAGACCACATGAACTGCGGTGAAAACACGTTACAGGTCATCATAGCCCAGTAAGCCCAAGCATAAGGTCCGGTAGCTCTATTCAAGAAGGCATACTGTTCGTACTCAACTCCTGAATACCATGCGATGAACAATTCTGTGATATAGGCACAACCTACGATCGAACCTGTGATCATGATAACGATGTTCATCAACTCTATATGTTGTACTGTGATATAATCTTCTAAATTACATACCTTCCTCATAATAATAAGCAAGGTATTCACCATTGCAAAACCTGAAAAGATCGCTCCTGCAACGAAGTAAGGAGGGAAGATCGTCGTATGCCATCCCGGAATAACCGAAGTAGCAAAGTCGAATGATACAATGGTGTGTACAGAAAGTACCAACGGGGTAGCCAAACCTGCCAGCACCAGAGATACTTCTTCAAATCGCTGCCAGTCTTTTGCCCTTCCACTCCAACCAAAACTGATCAGACTGTATATTTTCTTCTGGAATGGCTTTACTGCTCTATCGCGGATCATTGCAAAATCGGGAAGTAAACCTGTCCACCAGAACACTAACGACACCGACAAATACGTTGAGATCGCAAATACGTCCCAAAGTAACGGCGAGTTAAAGTTAACCCATAGCGACCCGAACTGGTTTGGGATCGGGAGTACCCAATATCCTAACCAAGGTCTCCCCATGTGGATAATCGGGAACAATCCGGCCTGAACTACCGAGAAAATTGTCATTGCTTCAGCAGAACGGTTAATTGCCATTCTCCATTTTTGACGGAACAAGAGCAATACTGCTGAAATCAGTGTTCCTGCGTGACCGATACCTACCCACCATACAAAGTTGGTAATATCCCAGGCCCATCCAACTGTTTTATTTAATCCCCAGGTACCTATACCTGTTGAAACGGTGTATATAATACACCCTAATCCCCATAGAAAGGCAATTAAAGAAATTGAAAAAACAATCCACCACTGCTTATTTGCTCTTCCTTCAACCGGCCTTGCAACATCAACTGTCACATCGTGATAAGATTTATCTCCGGTTACTAAGGGTTTACGTATAGGTGCTTCGTAATGCGACGCCATATCCTTATATAATTGTTTCTTGTATTAGTAATTAATTATGCTTCGTTTGTATTTCTCACCTTCACGTGATAGAAAACATTTGGTTTGGTTCCAACATGTTCTAATAAGTGGTACATACGATCGCTTTCTTTTAATTCGGCAATCTTACTATCCTTATCGTTCACATCTCCGAACATCATTGCTCCCGAACTACAAGCCGCAGAACAAGCTGTCTGGAATTCACCATCTTTGATTTCTCTACCATCGCGTTTCGCATCAAGAATTGTTTTCTGTGTCATTTGAATACACATAGAACATTTCTCCATAACACCACGCGACCTGGTTACAACGTCCGGATTCAATACCATTCTACCAAGATCGTCATTCATATGGAAATCGAACTCATCGTTATTATTGTACAGGAACCAGTTAAAACGACGAACTTTATACGGACAGTTGTTAGCACAGTAACGAGTACCCACACAACGGTTATATGCCATATGGTTCTGACCTTGTCGACCGTGTGAAGTTGCCGCCACCGGACATACTGTTTCACAAGGAGCATGATTACAGTGCTGACACATTACCGGCTGGAATGCTACCTGAGGATTGGCCGCAGGATCTTCCATTTCGCCAAACTCACTCATTGAACTTCCGACACCGGAGATATTATCTTTCTTTTCATTATCACCCGCAAAGGTATCTTCAGAAGAATAATATCTATCAATACGCAACCAGTGCATATCCCTGGACTTTCTCACTTCACTCTTACCTACTACAGGAACGTTGTTTTCAGCGTGACATGCTATAACACACGCCCCACATCCCGTACAGGCATTCAGGTCTATCGACAAATTGAAATGATGCCCGATTGATCTGTCAAACTCATCCCAAAGATCTACCGAAGTAGCCTCTACCTCCTGATGGTTAAGAGACACTTTTGGCGTATGATTCCAGTCTTTAGCGTCTTTCGTATTAAATATTTCAAGGGTCGTTTCTTTAACGATATCCCCTCTACCCATTAAAGTATTATGAAGCTGAACACAAGCAAACTCGTGTTCACCACCAGCTTTTTCTATCGTAACCCCCTGTACTTCATTAAAGCCCTGATACAAGGCATAAGCATTTACTCCGGTCTGCATCGCTGCTTTTAAGCCTTTCGTTCTTCCGTAACCCAATGAAAGTCCGACCGAACCTTTAGCCTGACCCGGCTGGATCAGAACAGGGATATTGTTTACTGCAACACCATTTACGGTAATATTGGCATAATTACCATTAAGCCCACCATTAGCCACGTGCCAGTTCTCAAGACCAAGCACTTCAGCATCGGCCTTGGACACGGTTAAATAGTTATCCCACGAAGCTCTTGATATCGGATCAGGAAACTCTTGCAACCATGGGTTATTGGCCTGTTGTCCGTCTCCCATACCTGTTTTAGCATAAAGAACCAATTCCATACCTGCATCGGCAGTACTTGCCAGTGCCCTGAGCATATTCCCCACTGAAGGAGCTACTACTTCTCCTTCTATCGCTGAATCTCCGGACGCTCCATCTGCATTAACAGGAGCTGCAACAACCTCAGTCATATCACCTTGTGACTGAGCCCGGGATCCGGTCATAAAGAACCCGTCGTGCAATGCTTTATTCCATGACGAACCGTTTAAGACTGAAGCTTCCCAGTTGGTTTTTATATAATCGTAATAAGAAACATCACTTCCTGTCCATTTTAATAATGAATCCTGGAACTGACGGGTATTAAACAAAGGTCTTATTGTAGGCTGCATAAGGCTACAATACCCTTTCTTGATTTCTACGTCACCCCACGACTCCAAATAGTGAGGGGCCGCAGCTATATAAGTAGCCAGTGCTGACGTCTCGTCTTCTTTCATAGAAAAAGCCACAGACAGATCAACATTCTTCAAGCCTTCAACAAACTCAGATGCATTCGGCAATGTGTAAACAGGATTAACCCCGCTCATAATCAGCGCCCCTACTTTACCTGAATTCATATCGGCCACAAGCGAAGCCATTTTCTTAGCATTACCCTGCCTTACAAGCTTAGGCGCATCTTTATCAAAAGCCCTGCTTGACAACATCTCGTTTATATCCAACACGAGACCTTGTGCATTTTCATCCTGGATACCTGTAACAACAACCGCTTTAGCTCCTTTAGCCTTTACCTGGGCAGCTGCACTTTTACAAGCAGCATCAACAGCTTCCGGCAGATCGGCCGAAACTGAAGTTCCGGTCAGATACCCATAAAACTTGGCAAGTGCCTTTTTTTGCTGCGACGGAGTAAGAGGAATACGCTTATCCGCATTTGCACCGGATAACGTCATATTTGACTCGAACTGGACATGACGTGACATTTTCCCTTTGGCAGGAACACGTCCTTTAGCATAACCCGACTCATAGCCTCCACCCTGCCAGTCTCCTACAAAATCAGCACCGAAAGAAACGATCACTTCAGCTTTTGAAAAATCATAATCAGCCAAAGCTCTTGTTCCGTATTTAGCCTCAAATGCATCTAAAGCAGCATCATTCGACACAGCATCGTACACCACATGACGCACATTACCGTACTTCAAAGCAAACTCCGAAATCAATTTTGAGGTTGAAGGACTTGCAAAAGTCTGAGTCAACAAAACAATCTGCTTTCCTCCTGAGGCCAACGCGTTTAATTTAGCAACAACCGCTGCATCCAAGTCTTCCCAGGAAACATTTTCTCCGGCAGATTTAGGCGATTGTACCCGTAAGCTATCATATAAATCTAAAACCGACGCATGAACTCGCGCATTCGCACCACCGCCAACTTTAGCTTCGTTATTACTTTCAACTTTAATCGGTCTTCCTTCACGTGTTTTGATCAACACATTCGCAAAATCATAACCATTGGCAATTGCAGTAGCATAATAGTTAGCAACACCTGGACGAATTTGCTCCGGCTGAACCACATAAGGAATCGATTTTTTCACCGGACCTTCACAAGCAGCCAATGTTGCTGCCGCTGTACTGAATCCGACATATTTTAAGAAGTCTCGTCGAGAAGTTGAAGACGAATCAAGATTTTCTTTATCGCCTAAAAATTCATCTACCGGTATCTCCTGTACAAACTCATTCTGTTTAAGCGTTTCAACGATAGAGCTATCTGCATTCAGCTCCTCGACACTTTTCCAGTATTTCTTGTTTGACGCCATGTTATTATTGAAATTAGCTTCTTTACAAATTTATTAATAGTGACACTTACCACATTCCAAACCACCCATCTGCGCAGCTGTAAGTTTCTCTACACCATATTTCTTAGATAATTCTTCGTGAATCTTCTCGTAATACTCATTACCTTCCATCTTCACATTTGTCTCACGGTGACACTCGATACACCATCCCATGGTTAACGGAGAGTACTGATACAACACCTCCATCTCTTCTACAGGACCATGACATTTCTGACACTCCAACCCTGCCACAGAAACGTGCT of the Zhouia spongiae genome contains:
- a CDS encoding TAT-variant-translocated molybdopterin oxidoreductase is translated as MASNKKYWKSVEELNADSSIVETLKQNEFVQEIPVDEFLGDKENLDSSSTSRRDFLKYVGFSTAAATLAACEGPVKKSIPYVVQPEQIRPGVANYYATAIANGYDFANVLIKTREGRPIKVESNNEAKVGGGANARVHASVLDLYDSLRVQSPKSAGENVSWEDLDAAVVAKLNALASGGKQIVLLTQTFASPSTSKLISEFALKYGNVRHVVYDAVSNDAALDAFEAKYGTRALADYDFSKAEVIVSFGADFVGDWQGGGYESGYAKGRVPAKGKMSRHVQFESNMTLSGANADKRIPLTPSQQKKALAKFYGYLTGTSVSADLPEAVDAACKSAAAQVKAKGAKAVVVTGIQDENAQGLVLDINEMLSSRAFDKDAPKLVRQGNAKKMASLVADMNSGKVGALIMSGVNPVYTLPNASEFVEGLKNVDLSVAFSMKEDETSALATYIAAAPHYLESWGDVEIKKGYCSLMQPTIRPLFNTRQFQDSLLKWTGSDVSYYDYIKTNWEASVLNGSSWNKALHDGFFMTGSRAQSQGDMTEVVAAPVNADGASGDSAIEGEVVAPSVGNMLRALASTADAGMELVLYAKTGMGDGQQANNPWLQEFPDPISRASWDNYLTVSKADAEVLGLENWHVANGGLNGNYANITVNGVAVNNIPVLIQPGQAKGSVGLSLGYGRTKGLKAAMQTGVNAYALYQGFNEVQGVTIEKAGGEHEFACVQLHNTLMGRGDIVKETTLEIFNTKDAKDWNHTPKVSLNHQEVEATSVDLWDEFDRSIGHHFNLSIDLNACTGCGACVIACHAENNVPVVGKSEVRKSRDMHWLRIDRYYSSEDTFAGDNEKKDNISGVGSSMSEFGEMEDPAANPQVAFQPVMCQHCNHAPCETVCPVAATSHGRQGQNHMAYNRCVGTRYCANNCPYKVRRFNWFLYNNNDEFDFHMNDDLGRMVLNPDVVTRSRGVMEKCSMCIQMTQKTILDAKRDGREIKDGEFQTACSAACSSGAMMFGDVNDKDSKIAELKESDRMYHLLEHVGTKPNVFYHVKVRNTNEA